A stretch of the Mycolicibacterium celeriflavum genome encodes the following:
- a CDS encoding M24 family metallopeptidase, whose protein sequence is MALQILPDAADLRRGRRERALAQMADRDIDILVLGRQANVRYVTGAPQLWVAGTRPFGPICEVVRSTGEIHLNSTWDEGIPDEIPHDHLYGLAWNPMTLVDVLKVLPGAATVKRVGTDSLTPTFAQLLPMAFPNAELVDAEPALRAARRIKTADEIAVLRGALGVAEAALEAARAELTSGVTEQTLTGALMEAMAAGGVTTPATQDGAWATSKEHPWRRARGDGRIENGDLVAFSAGALADGYVGEVGRTWPAGDVDEAAVPALYDRWNRLWDRLVAACRPGYPASDLLAAYEAAGEPLPAMPVAHGLGLGYDSPVVTPALRATVAEEVLEPGMVLAVTGYVWQQGVGAVFGREAVHITADGTEVLTSSPFWSGAGVGIG, encoded by the coding sequence ATGGCACTCCAAATCCTCCCTGATGCAGCCGATTTGCGAAGGGGCCGCCGCGAACGCGCGCTGGCCCAGATGGCGGACCGCGACATCGACATCCTGGTGTTGGGCCGCCAGGCCAACGTCCGATACGTGACCGGCGCCCCGCAACTCTGGGTCGCGGGCACCCGCCCCTTCGGGCCGATCTGCGAGGTCGTGCGGTCGACCGGAGAGATCCACCTCAACAGCACCTGGGACGAGGGCATCCCCGACGAGATCCCGCACGACCACCTCTACGGGTTGGCGTGGAACCCGATGACGCTCGTCGACGTGCTCAAGGTGCTGCCCGGCGCCGCCACCGTGAAACGAGTCGGAACCGACTCGCTGACACCGACGTTCGCCCAACTTCTGCCGATGGCTTTCCCGAACGCCGAACTGGTCGACGCCGAACCCGCGCTGCGGGCGGCTCGCCGGATCAAAACGGCCGACGAGATCGCGGTGTTGCGCGGTGCGCTGGGAGTGGCCGAGGCGGCGCTCGAGGCGGCCCGCGCGGAGTTGACATCCGGTGTCACCGAGCAGACGTTGACCGGGGCGCTGATGGAGGCGATGGCCGCCGGCGGCGTCACCACGCCCGCCACCCAGGACGGTGCGTGGGCGACCAGCAAGGAGCATCCGTGGCGGCGCGCCCGCGGCGACGGCCGCATCGAGAACGGCGACCTGGTCGCGTTCTCCGCTGGGGCGTTGGCCGACGGCTATGTCGGCGAGGTCGGCCGCACCTGGCCGGCCGGTGACGTCGACGAAGCAGCGGTGCCGGCACTCTACGACCGCTGGAACAGGCTGTGGGACAGGCTGGTAGCGGCCTGCCGCCCGGGTTATCCGGCGAGCGACCTGCTCGCTGCGTACGAGGCGGCGGGCGAGCCGCTGCCCGCCATGCCCGTCGCCCACGGCCTCGGCCTCGGCTACGATTCACCGGTCGTCACGCCCGCGCTGCGGGCGACCGTGGCCGAGGAGGTGCTCGAACCCGGCATGGTGCTCGCGGTCACCGGCTACGTCTGGCAGCAGGGCGTCGGGGCGGTCTTCGGTCGCGAGGCCGTCCACATCACCGCCGACGGGACAGAGGTGCTGACCTCCAGCCCGTTCTGGAGTGGCGCGGGCGTCGGAATCGGTTGA